From a single Terriglobia bacterium genomic region:
- a CDS encoding GIY-YIG nuclease family protein, with the protein MKTYWTYIMSNKSRRLYVGSTSTLPYRVFQHQNKLYPDSFTARYEFYMLVWCEPFESPISARMREIELKGWRREKKLKLILAENPDWADLSREWEEDPGWKLEPDALIRLKRKTPKS; encoded by the coding sequence ATGAAGACCTACTGGACTTACATCATGTCAAACAAGTCGCGACGGCTGTATGTGGGATCCACCAGCACGTTGCCGTATCGCGTATTCCAGCACCAAAACAAACTCTATCCTGATAGCTTCACCGCGCGATATGAGTTCTACATGCTTGTCTGGTGTGAACCTTTTGAGAGCCCTATCAGCGCAAGGATGCGCGAGATCGAACTCAAAGGCTGGCGGCGCGAGAAGAAACTAAAACTCATTCTCGCTGAAAATCCTGACTGGGCTGATCTGAGCCGCGAGTGGGAAGAAGATCCGGGCTGGAAGCTGGAACCCGATGCTCTTATCAGGCTCAAGCGGAAAACTCCGAAATCCTAA
- a CDS encoding prolyl oligopeptidase family serine peptidase: MAQSKSLTFFKYLTLVAVTAASCLLIAKEPRPITLQDLQSLSPNSIYYLQISPNGRRIVYTTWGNASEGVVPESNLWIVDARPNSTPRQMGRGMLPHWSPDGEHLAYYTPSASNRQLWVLDVRTGKPRQITHLGDGIEISQYTFFDAWGFDPLWFSWSPDGTKLAFTSLVAKEGTQSGMAPAAKQAAPGADPKQGLPLILTSTTPYPWTMHGVFAASEGNERDPSAKVDPFKVGQIFIADVNTGKVEQLTHGDDNYFNPQWSPDGKSIVCASMEGALNWTDFKRANLYVFRVDSKARHAVTTGDGIKRLPAWSPDGKWIAFAGAERLSGTRQVYVISADGTGTPKNLTAQFGGPKSLEESFYHFMWAPDSRSVIVNRENGLAKIDIGDLHSTPIVSPGGMINEETMSISRTGVLVWEKMDERHWGLIEMIDGNSTSPSLVADANPQMKEWAMGEQELVRWKNSRGDQLEGVLIKPAGYQEGHRYPLIVDCYPAIGQELHEFYGDTMGGNQSFASRGYAVFFPVTRAPHVWQTVVKSEAFMQAVKGPDGWAVMVDDIMSGVDELIRRGIVDPDRMGLTGFSNGGGVADYLVTATPRFKCAVSIAAVAPDWLSQFFFPAGGGPPAGVVQWYGKDRTPWTDLEGWTKMSAVYRLPNVTTPMLLAVGDKDVFFLQGMIEMYQGLRYLGKDVTLLRYEGQGHGFEGAAMTDFWRRENEFFDRYLKPEARPN; this comes from the coding sequence ATGGCGCAGAGTAAGTCCTTGACGTTTTTTAAGTATTTGACGCTGGTTGCGGTGACTGCCGCATCTTGCCTTTTAATTGCAAAAGAACCGCGGCCGATAACTCTGCAAGATCTGCAAAGCTTGAGTCCTAACTCCATTTACTACCTTCAGATCTCACCCAATGGTCGCCGCATCGTCTATACCACGTGGGGAAATGCATCTGAAGGCGTTGTTCCGGAAAGCAATCTATGGATCGTGGATGCCCGGCCTAACAGCACTCCCCGTCAGATGGGGCGGGGTATGCTTCCCCATTGGTCCCCTGACGGCGAGCACCTTGCATACTACACACCGAGCGCGAGCAACCGGCAGCTTTGGGTGCTGGATGTGAGAACTGGTAAACCGCGCCAGATTACGCATCTGGGCGACGGCATCGAAATCAGCCAATACACGTTTTTTGATGCATGGGGGTTTGATCCTCTCTGGTTTTCCTGGTCACCAGATGGAACCAAATTGGCTTTCACATCGTTGGTGGCTAAGGAAGGCACTCAGTCGGGTATGGCACCCGCAGCCAAGCAGGCAGCTCCTGGAGCGGACCCTAAGCAGGGATTGCCTTTGATACTCACCTCAACAACTCCGTACCCCTGGACGATGCACGGCGTATTCGCCGCATCGGAGGGAAATGAACGGGATCCCAGCGCAAAAGTTGATCCCTTTAAAGTAGGCCAGATATTCATTGCCGACGTTAACACCGGCAAGGTTGAACAACTGACTCACGGCGATGATAACTACTTCAATCCGCAATGGTCGCCCGATGGGAAATCAATAGTGTGCGCGTCGATGGAAGGCGCTCTAAACTGGACCGATTTCAAGAGAGCAAACCTGTACGTGTTCAGAGTTGATTCGAAAGCTCGGCATGCCGTAACGACGGGCGATGGCATAAAACGATTGCCCGCCTGGTCGCCCGATGGGAAGTGGATCGCATTCGCAGGAGCTGAACGCCTGTCTGGTACCCGGCAAGTCTATGTGATTTCTGCTGACGGAACAGGCACTCCCAAGAATCTGACGGCGCAATTCGGAGGGCCCAAGAGTTTAGAAGAGAGCTTTTACCACTTTATGTGGGCCCCTGACAGCCGCTCCGTCATCGTCAACCGTGAGAATGGTCTAGCCAAGATCGACATCGGTGATCTCCATTCAACACCCATAGTCTCGCCCGGGGGAATGATTAATGAGGAGACTATGTCAATATCGCGGACCGGAGTTCTGGTTTGGGAAAAGATGGACGAACGGCACTGGGGTCTCATCGAGATGATTGACGGCAATTCCACTTCGCCATCTCTGGTGGCTGACGCAAATCCACAGATGAAAGAGTGGGCCATGGGCGAACAAGAGTTGGTGCGGTGGAAGAACTCTCGCGGCGATCAATTAGAAGGCGTGCTGATCAAGCCGGCTGGCTACCAAGAAGGGCATAGGTATCCGCTGATTGTGGATTGCTATCCCGCAATTGGGCAGGAATTACATGAGTTTTATGGCGACACGATGGGCGGGAACCAATCTTTCGCATCCCGTGGCTATGCCGTATTTTTCCCTGTTACTCGCGCCCCGCACGTGTGGCAAACGGTAGTCAAAAGTGAAGCTTTCATGCAGGCGGTGAAAGGACCTGATGGATGGGCAGTGATGGTGGATGACATCATGTCGGGAGTGGATGAGTTGATACGCAGAGGAATCGTAGATCCTGACCGCATGGGATTGACTGGCTTCAGCAATGGAGGGGGAGTTGCTGACTATCTGGTGACAGCTACGCCTCGCTTTAAGTGCGCGGTATCGATCGCAGCTGTAGCGCCCGATTGGCTTTCTCAATTTTTCTTCCCTGCGGGCGGAGGTCCTCCTGCGGGGGTCGTGCAATGGTACGGCAAAGACCGTACGCCATGGACTGATCTGGAAGGGTGGACAAAAATGTCTGCCGTTTACCGCTTACCAAACGTGACTACGCCAATGCTTTTGGCTGTGGGCGACAAAGATGTTTTTTTTCTGCAGGGCATGATCGAGATGTATCAGGGATTGCGATATCTGGGCAAAGACGTGACCTTACTTCGCTATGAAGGCCAAGGGCATGGGTTTGAAGGGGCAGCGATGACAGACTTCTGGCGGCGCGAAAATGAGTTCTTTGATCGTTATCTCAAGCCCGAAGCAAGGCCGAATTAG
- a CDS encoding redoxin domain-containing protein, with translation MAGISNERTAKRVELVANVGIVIVALLAATLLLRNNLGHQSNPQSIVIGSKIKLKDVNWKANGKTLVLALSTNCHFCTESAPFYRQLVKAAEEKNVRTVAVFPQSPLEATSYLAAKAVKVDLVQQSPLPDIQVSGTPTVLLVNENGEVKAVWIGKLQAEREKDLLGRLGSS, from the coding sequence ATGGCGGGCATTAGTAATGAACGAACTGCAAAGAGAGTTGAACTGGTTGCGAATGTTGGAATCGTCATTGTTGCCTTATTGGCGGCAACATTGCTTTTGCGCAACAACCTCGGACACCAGTCAAATCCGCAATCTATTGTCATTGGCTCAAAGATAAAGCTCAAAGATGTCAATTGGAAAGCCAATGGAAAGACGCTGGTTCTGGCTTTATCAACCAATTGCCATTTCTGTACGGAAAGCGCTCCATTCTATCGGCAGTTGGTAAAGGCAGCGGAAGAGAAAAACGTCCGTACAGTTGCCGTGTTCCCACAATCGCCCTTAGAAGCAACGTCTTACTTGGCGGCAAAAGCCGTGAAGGTTGATTTGGTCCAGCAGTCTCCTTTACCGGATATTCAGGTGTCCGGGACGCCAACGGTTCTGTTGGTCAATGAAAATGGTGAAGTCAAAGCTGTATGGATTGGGAAACTTCAGGCCGAGCGCGAAAAAGATCTCTTGGGCCGGTTAGGATCGTCCTGA
- a CDS encoding LytTR family DNA-binding domain-containing protein → MNRSGARLTQKPLAEKLRVMVVDDEGLARNFLRHMLEKDDDIQEIQECSSASEARERIQQCCPDILFLDVKMPGLSGFDLLEKLSEEDQPVIVFTTAFANYAPRAFDIQACDYVMKPFDEDRLFLALDRAKEALRNQLRRARSPFRITVADRGRNIRLCADDIIWMAAEDNYVRIRCGTETLLVRSTLNKLERDFKQDVLLRVHRSWIVNVNSVKEIRQTRNYQYTLVLADGTAILSSRRYKHSLRTTFQI, encoded by the coding sequence ATGAATCGCAGTGGAGCGCGTCTTACTCAGAAACCACTGGCAGAGAAACTACGGGTGATGGTCGTCGATGATGAAGGCCTGGCGCGGAACTTCCTGCGCCACATGCTTGAGAAGGACGACGACATTCAGGAAATCCAGGAGTGCAGCAGTGCGAGCGAGGCCCGGGAGCGCATCCAGCAATGTTGCCCGGATATCCTGTTCCTTGACGTCAAGATGCCGGGACTGTCCGGTTTCGATTTGCTGGAAAAATTATCAGAAGAAGATCAGCCCGTCATAGTGTTTACCACGGCGTTTGCAAACTATGCGCCCAGGGCCTTCGATATTCAGGCCTGCGATTATGTAATGAAACCGTTCGATGAAGACCGGCTATTTCTGGCCCTGGATCGGGCCAAAGAAGCGCTAAGAAACCAGCTCAGACGAGCGCGATCTCCCTTTCGAATTACGGTGGCCGACCGAGGACGGAACATCAGGCTATGCGCGGATGACATCATCTGGATGGCGGCCGAGGACAACTACGTCAGAATCCGTTGCGGCACAGAAACTCTGCTGGTCCGTTCAACGCTGAACAAGTTGGAGCGCGATTTCAAACAGGACGTCCTGCTCAGGGTTCATCGCTCGTGGATTGTCAATGTGAATAGCGTGAAAGAGATCCGACAAACCCGCAATTATCAATACACGCTCGTTCTGGCAGACGGTACAGCCATTCTGTCGAGCCGCCGGTATAAACACTCTCTTCGGACCACCTTTCAGATCTGA
- a CDS encoding histidine kinase — protein sequence MDKHGAHRSLRLPRKVFVFLFVIATALGLAESVAWYAQLTSLGTPASFASGLLWYFLEIYLWLALCPLIFAVNRRFPLAPPRVHIYILHVLMAIILPSLTRLLGLSIDRLVDPGFTANIPFTFRYLAVYCAYRTPGQMVMYSLILALFCAHDYYEGLREEEERRALLETQLARAELMALRMQLHPHFLFNTLHSVSALIESRPSEAIRMIARLGEFLRLSIDGRDSRMICLEEEIRFVELYFGIERVRFEDRVRLRVNLGPGTESALVPNLILQPLVENALRHGAWEHGGAARVEVASRAVDHSVEIIVRNEQESTPEAAKLIREGVGLANVRSRLQLLYPERFRFEYGWNSPGVFQVLIALPASQGETTR from the coding sequence ATGGACAAACATGGTGCGCACAGATCGCTGAGGCTTCCGCGGAAGGTATTCGTCTTCCTGTTTGTGATCGCAACCGCTCTTGGATTAGCCGAATCCGTTGCCTGGTATGCGCAGTTAACGTCTCTGGGAACGCCGGCTTCTTTTGCAAGTGGGTTGCTCTGGTATTTTCTGGAGATTTATCTATGGCTGGCTTTATGTCCTCTCATTTTCGCCGTTAACCGCCGCTTTCCGCTGGCTCCGCCAAGAGTCCATATCTACATCTTGCACGTGCTTATGGCGATCATTCTTCCATCGTTGACGCGCCTGTTGGGATTATCCATCGACAGGCTAGTGGATCCGGGGTTCACAGCTAACATCCCTTTTACATTCCGATATCTGGCTGTGTACTGTGCTTATCGCACACCCGGCCAAATGGTGATGTATTCGCTCATTCTGGCTCTCTTCTGCGCGCATGATTACTACGAAGGGCTGCGGGAGGAAGAGGAACGCCGGGCGCTTCTCGAAACTCAACTGGCAAGAGCCGAGTTAATGGCCCTGCGCATGCAATTGCACCCTCACTTCCTCTTCAACACACTGCATTCCGTTTCCGCGCTGATTGAGAGCCGTCCGAGCGAAGCCATTCGCATGATTGCCAGGCTGGGCGAATTCCTGCGCCTTTCGATCGATGGACGCGACTCGCGGATGATCTGCCTGGAAGAAGAAATTCGCTTTGTCGAGCTGTATTTTGGGATTGAGCGTGTGCGTTTTGAAGATCGCGTGCGCCTCCGGGTGAATCTTGGTCCCGGCACGGAATCAGCTCTGGTTCCAAATCTGATCCTTCAGCCCCTGGTTGAGAACGCACTGCGTCATGGCGCGTGGGAGCATGGAGGAGCGGCCCGAGTGGAAGTAGCCTCACGGGCGGTGGACCATTCCGTGGAGATTATCGTCCGGAATGAGCAGGAGAGTACTCCCGAGGCGGCTAAGCTGATTCGGGAAGGAGTCGGCCTTGCCAACGTGAGGTCCCGTTTGCAATTGTTATATCCAGAACGGTTTCGGTTTGAATATGGCTGGAATTCACCCGGGGTGTTTCAGGTCCTGATCGCGCTCCCCGCCTCTCAAGGAGAGACAACACGATGA
- a CDS encoding substrate-binding domain-containing protein: MKRLSIVVSLPGENNYLREQEAVARTTAQRLGLDLHVINAKSDPVTQSQQVLEVVQAQSGRPDAVIVEPVNNQGLPRVAEAAVAAGIGWVVSNARVDYLEPLRKSAKAPVFAVSQDHTEIGRMQGRQFLAILPHGGSVLYLRGPATNFLAAQRSEGLESVLGATIQMKSLKIQWTAESAHNSVTSWVRLSNVRAADTHLIAAQNTDFILAARQAFEENASGADRQKWLSLPYCGVGVLSQAKPLLDAGTLNAAIITSLTMDTAMDMLVRHIRSGSQPPAQTFVKAWSHPTLEDLAKLYG; encoded by the coding sequence ATGAAGAGGCTAAGCATTGTGGTGTCCCTGCCGGGCGAGAATAACTATTTGCGCGAGCAGGAGGCCGTTGCCAGGACCACGGCGCAACGCCTGGGACTTGATCTGCACGTGATCAACGCCAAGAGCGATCCGGTTACGCAGAGCCAGCAGGTGCTGGAAGTTGTGCAGGCGCAGTCCGGGCGGCCGGATGCCGTGATTGTGGAACCGGTGAATAACCAGGGATTGCCCCGCGTGGCGGAAGCCGCCGTGGCTGCGGGAATTGGATGGGTGGTGAGCAATGCGCGCGTGGATTACCTGGAACCGCTGCGCAAGAGCGCCAAAGCGCCGGTGTTTGCCGTATCGCAGGACCACACTGAAATTGGCCGCATGCAGGGACGGCAGTTTCTGGCCATCCTTCCGCATGGTGGTTCCGTGCTGTATCTGCGTGGCCCGGCAACAAATTTTTTGGCCGCGCAACGATCTGAAGGGCTGGAGAGCGTGCTGGGCGCCACTATTCAGATGAAGAGCCTGAAAATACAGTGGACGGCCGAGAGCGCCCACAATTCCGTGACGTCATGGGTGCGGCTTTCAAACGTGCGGGCCGCCGATACGCATCTGATCGCCGCGCAGAATACGGATTTCATCCTGGCGGCAAGACAGGCGTTTGAAGAAAACGCTTCTGGCGCAGACCGCCAGAAATGGCTCAGCCTGCCGTACTGCGGAGTCGGCGTGCTCAGCCAGGCCAAGCCCTTGCTGGATGCGGGCACACTGAATGCCGCCATCATTACCTCGCTTACCATGGATACCGCGATGGATATGCTGGTTCGCCACATTCGAAGCGGCTCGCAACCCCCGGCGCAAACTTTTGTGAAAGCCTGGTCACACCCCACGCTGGAAGACCTGGCCAAGCTTTATGGTTAA
- a CDS encoding alpha/beta fold hydrolase yields MVNLTLVLGPNMKPLRFRTGNLVFALTVVALLSGCHKYKTCPAHYVVEPAPPALHATGVLFATDREPKSLEHLTFSAERNLAPQRLTYGVKCEHPEEENASCTESSLAFPKAEFFRRVNAADKDVVLFIHGYRYSFDESLQIAARLVQRSKVDALPVAYSWPSQNRLFAYGKDYDVNEWTFEHLTGFLQELVDALPPHHVLHIVAHSMGNRAALQSLARLHLPAERLGQLVMIAPDVDSQTFRELFLRSGPFKNRTMYLSNHDLALGFSRILHSRTPRAGDAKREYVVADGLDTVDASPLSAGVIGHSYYESSQLMFDDIGEVLKGNTASARNLDRCDLQSLKKKKDKTTTDTIEIIYRLPYDKPNRHEIKIGS; encoded by the coding sequence ATGGTTAACCTAACTCTGGTGCTTGGGCCGAACATGAAACCACTGCGCTTCCGTACTGGAAACTTGGTTTTTGCTTTAACAGTTGTTGCGTTGCTCTCTGGCTGTCACAAATACAAGACTTGTCCGGCGCACTATGTCGTCGAGCCTGCTCCACCCGCGCTGCACGCTACCGGCGTGTTGTTTGCCACCGATCGCGAGCCGAAATCGCTGGAGCACCTTACTTTTTCCGCGGAACGCAATCTTGCTCCGCAACGCCTGACTTATGGCGTGAAATGCGAACATCCGGAAGAAGAAAACGCTTCCTGTACGGAAAGCTCTTTGGCTTTCCCGAAAGCCGAGTTTTTTCGTCGCGTGAATGCGGCGGATAAAGACGTGGTGCTGTTCATTCATGGCTATCGATATTCTTTCGACGAGTCTTTGCAGATTGCGGCGCGTCTGGTGCAGCGCAGCAAAGTGGACGCGCTTCCCGTGGCTTATAGCTGGCCCTCGCAAAACCGGCTTTTTGCCTATGGAAAAGACTATGACGTGAATGAATGGACCTTTGAGCACCTCACAGGTTTCCTGCAGGAGCTGGTCGATGCTCTTCCTCCGCATCACGTGCTTCACATTGTGGCGCACAGCATGGGGAACCGCGCCGCGCTGCAATCTTTGGCGCGCCTGCACCTGCCGGCGGAGCGTCTGGGACAACTGGTGATGATCGCTCCGGACGTGGACTCCCAGACATTCCGCGAGCTGTTTCTGCGGTCGGGCCCATTCAAGAATCGCACTATGTACCTTTCTAACCACGATCTTGCCCTGGGATTTTCCCGGATCCTGCACTCGCGCACGCCTCGCGCCGGCGATGCCAAGCGCGAATACGTGGTAGCCGATGGCCTGGATACGGTGGATGCTTCGCCGCTGAGCGCCGGCGTAATCGGCCATTCATATTATGAAAGTTCACAGTTGATGTTTGATGACATTGGGGAAGTGCTCAAAGGCAATACCGCGTCTGCCAGAAACCTTGACCGCTGCGACTTGCAGTCCTTGAAGAAGAAAAAAGACAAGACAACCACAGACACCATCGAAATTATTTATCGCTTGCCGTACGACAAGCCGAACCGGCATGAGATCAAGATTGGTTCGTAG
- a CDS encoding phosphatase PAP2 family protein: MSVTAHAQDAKNPCNVSGFAHQTWNETTHFGDGLKGVPRAVIRPKNLLWELPVLAATGVMIAKVDRPADNRIQSRSLQQTASLWSNVGLGMELGSGVLGYGVGCGNHHSYLRDTGFKALAAMGAAGTVDLGLKLAFDREFPTTGNGAGRFWTGGRSFPSGHAATSFAFAAVIAHRYPHNRWLKWSAYALATGVSLSRYPAKKHFPSDILMGATLGYVTGAYLGDH, encoded by the coding sequence ATGAGCGTGACTGCGCATGCGCAGGACGCCAAAAACCCTTGCAACGTTTCTGGTTTCGCTCACCAGACGTGGAATGAGACAACGCATTTTGGAGATGGCCTGAAGGGTGTGCCACGCGCCGTGATTCGCCCAAAGAATCTGCTATGGGAACTTCCTGTCCTGGCGGCGACTGGCGTGATGATCGCCAAGGTCGATCGGCCTGCGGACAATCGCATACAGTCCAGGTCCTTGCAGCAGACGGCAAGCTTGTGGTCGAACGTGGGACTGGGCATGGAACTTGGATCCGGCGTGCTCGGATATGGCGTCGGCTGCGGCAACCATCATTCTTATCTTCGCGATACAGGTTTTAAGGCGCTCGCTGCCATGGGCGCCGCCGGCACTGTTGATCTGGGTCTTAAACTTGCGTTTGATCGCGAATTTCCCACCACGGGGAATGGCGCAGGAAGATTCTGGACCGGCGGACGGTCGTTTCCGTCGGGACACGCGGCCACAAGTTTTGCTTTTGCTGCTGTTATCGCGCACCGCTATCCGCATAACCGATGGCTTAAATGGAGCGCATACGCGCTGGCAACTGGCGTAAGCCTCTCGCGCTATCCGGCCAAGAAGCATTTTCCGTCGGACATTCTTATGGGCGCAACCTTGGGATACGTAACCGGCGCGTATTTGGGCGATCACTAA
- a CDS encoding CPBP family intramembrane metalloprotease: protein MTTSSAPLPKPAPPPDDRFSQELRRFGLLGIFAILLILFTGNVFLGQVVVPVGAILVLAWAKLSHTPWREIGYVRPRNWIASIALGVAFGIALKFLMKAIVMPLLGADPINWAYHSWVGSRALLPAGIWACLVAGWGEETVFRGYMFERFSKLFPPGIGGKIFIVLITSVWFGLAHYFNQGLAGTEQAAITGLIFGSIFAATGRLLMLMCAHAAFDLTALTMIYLNLETRVAHLVFK from the coding sequence ATGACCACTTCCAGCGCACCATTGCCGAAGCCGGCTCCGCCACCAGACGACCGTTTCTCCCAGGAGTTGCGGCGGTTTGGTCTGCTGGGCATCTTCGCGATTCTTCTTATTCTTTTTACCGGCAACGTGTTCTTGGGTCAGGTCGTGGTCCCGGTCGGCGCCATTTTAGTTCTCGCATGGGCAAAGCTGTCCCATACCCCGTGGAGAGAAATCGGCTATGTGCGGCCGCGCAACTGGATCGCCAGCATCGCGCTCGGCGTGGCTTTCGGCATTGCATTGAAGTTTCTGATGAAGGCCATTGTCATGCCGCTGCTGGGCGCCGATCCTATTAACTGGGCTTACCATTCGTGGGTAGGCAGTCGTGCGTTGCTTCCCGCAGGCATATGGGCTTGCCTGGTTGCGGGCTGGGGAGAAGAGACCGTCTTTCGCGGATACATGTTCGAGCGCTTCAGCAAGCTTTTTCCGCCGGGCATCGGCGGGAAAATATTCATCGTGCTGATCACGTCCGTTTGGTTTGGGTTGGCACACTACTTCAATCAGGGACTTGCAGGCACCGAGCAAGCTGCCATCACTGGACTCATTTTTGGATCAATCTTTGCCGCCACTGGCAGACTGCTTATGCTGATGTGCGCACACGCTGCTTTCGATCTAACCGCACTTACAATGATCTATTTGAATTTGGAAACGCGCGTCGCGCATCTGGTTTTCAAATAA
- a CDS encoding DUF3300 domain-containing protein translates to MSARQISNRATGKTLAMALAVFVMCCALATQVSAQDAPYFAPPQLDRMVSRIALYPDALLAQTLAAATFPDQISDASYWADEHHDMTGNELAAEIQDDQLPWDPSVQALLPFPAVLHMMASDMDWTTDLGNAFLGQQQEVMYAVQRMRRRARDYGYLRTGPQIIVSGGPYITIMPARVDYVVVPTYDPVVVYERPRAGFFIGGAIGFRFGVVLGASYRPWGWGYNRIAWDRRVVFINNAPWQRTWVNRHEYHHPYTVRYYPEHHYDRGHENHGREVSYRAHERNEERREERHEDHVREERREDRREDHAREERREDRREDHGRVDYRHEDHGHDVAHENHGRDDHSHDVAQNHGHEDHSHDVAQNRGHDNGNHGNQGHDNGNHGQNNGNHGHDSHDDKGDKGNHNR, encoded by the coding sequence ATGTCAGCAAGACAGATTAGCAATCGTGCAACCGGCAAAACTTTAGCCATGGCGCTGGCTGTATTCGTGATGTGCTGCGCGCTGGCGACGCAGGTAAGCGCGCAGGACGCGCCATATTTCGCGCCGCCGCAGCTTGACCGCATGGTATCGCGCATTGCGCTGTATCCCGATGCTTTGCTGGCGCAGACGCTGGCCGCCGCAACTTTTCCTGACCAGATTTCCGACGCATCCTACTGGGCGGACGAGCACCACGACATGACCGGCAACGAACTGGCCGCCGAGATCCAGGACGATCAGCTGCCCTGGGATCCATCCGTTCAGGCTCTGCTTCCCTTTCCCGCCGTGCTGCACATGATGGCGTCTGACATGGATTGGACGACCGATCTGGGCAATGCTTTTCTGGGCCAGCAGCAGGAAGTGATGTATGCGGTGCAGAGAATGCGCCGGCGCGCGCGCGACTACGGCTACCTGCGCACTGGCCCGCAGATCATCGTTAGCGGCGGACCTTATATCACGATCATGCCGGCGCGCGTAGACTACGTTGTGGTTCCCACGTACGATCCGGTTGTGGTCTATGAGCGGCCTCGCGCGGGCTTTTTCATCGGCGGCGCAATTGGCTTCCGCTTTGGCGTGGTGCTGGGAGCTTCTTACCGGCCATGGGGCTGGGGATATAACCGCATCGCCTGGGACCGTCGCGTGGTCTTTATCAATAACGCGCCGTGGCAGCGCACTTGGGTGAACCGCCACGAATATCACCATCCTTATACCGTGCGTTACTATCCTGAGCATCATTACGACAGAGGACATGAAAATCATGGACGCGAAGTGTCCTATCGCGCGCATGAGCGGAATGAGGAACGCCGTGAAGAGCGCCATGAGGACCATGTTCGCGAAGAACGCCGTGAAGATCGTCGTGAAGACCATGCCAGAGAAGAGCGGCGTGAAGATCGCCGTGAAGACCACGGCAGAGTCGATTATCGCCACGAAGATCACGGGCATGACGTAGCGCATGAAAATCATGGCCGCGATGACCACAGTCACGATGTGGCGCAAAATCACGGGCATGAAGACCACAGCCACGACGTAGCTCAGAACCGCGGGCACGACAACGGAAATCATGGAAACCAGGGACATGACAACGGAAACCATGGCCAGAATAATGGAAATCACGGGCATGACAGCCATGACGATAAAGGCGATAAAGGCAATCACAATCGCTAA